From the Pomacea canaliculata isolate SZHN2017 linkage group LG4, ASM307304v1, whole genome shotgun sequence genome, one window contains:
- the LOC112562063 gene encoding mitochondrial fission process protein 1-like: MNSKGPSSEDDYDIFKDSLIRYLGYANEVGEAFRVLVPVSVVRASYGVASGYVLSDAIHKYFKTSQQPIVNPKQGRSAGLAFTDTLVWQALASVIIPGFTINRVCWVTNKLLQSARTLPPMVRKWSTTVVGIGCIPLIVHPIDRSVDYLMDNSLRTWYNYHPRKSTTTKVDEI, translated from the exons ATGAACTCGAAAGGCCCATCGTCCGAAGACGACTATGATATCTTCAAAGACTCTCTTATAAGATACTTAG GATATGCCAATGAAGTGGGTGAAGCATTTCGAGTGCTGGTACCAGTCAGTGTTGTGAGAGCCAGCTATGGGGTTGCTAGTGGGTATGTGCTGTCAGATGCCATTCACAAATACTTCAAGACTTCACAG CAGCCCATTGTAAATCCCAAACAAGGAAGATCTGCAGGTCTGGCTTTCACAGACACCCTTGTATGGCAAGCTTTGGCCTCAGTGATTATTCCTGGCTTTACTATCAATAGGGTATGCTGGGTGACCAACAAACTGCTCCAATCAGCCAGAACACTTCCTCCCATGGTTCGCAAATGGAGCACCACTGTTGTTGGAATAGGCTGCATTCCCCTAATTGTTCATCCAATTGATCGAAGTGTTGACTATCTGATGGATAATAGCCTGCGGACATGGTATAATTATCATCCTAGGAAAAGCACAACCACAAAAGttgatgaaatataa
- the LOC112563069 gene encoding uncharacterized protein LOC112563069, producing MAVVYLLILFLAKPLVAQRISGDVVKWSRTVLDLNGEPLKVEESVVVTENDKEVTVLMNSSDPALARTPFIGTVTLHDFKLGLLAMKPQGVELCFFGKVARSYDEVLAEIKVRAETGYNPYVAEPRWMSRPARSESRTTGSNVLDKFCEGRKLMPVVDVDNWGQTCDPWNPIFHPILCFWIRIHIVISRRDEEMLLQ from the exons ATGGCTGTCGTTTACCTTTTGATTCTTTTCCTTGCAAAACCACTTGTGGCCCAGAGAATa agtGGTGATGTGGTGAAATGGTCGAGGACTGTGCTGGACCTGAATGGTGAACCCCTTAAGGTAGAGGAGAGCGTAGTGGTGACAGAAAATGACAAGGAGGTCACTGTGCTGATGAACTCTTCAGACCCAGCTCTTGCTCGAACCCCATTCATCGGAACTGTTACCCTCCATGATTTTAAACTG GGCTTGTTGGCCATGAAGCCCCAAGGAGTTGAGTTGTGCTTTTTCGGAAAAGTGGCCAGGTCGTACGACGAGGTGTTGGCAGAGATCAAAGTCAGAGCG GAAACAGGGTACAACCCCTACGTGGCAGAGCCCCGATGGATGTCACGGCCAGCTCGGTCGGAATCACGTACCACGGGTAGCAACGTCTTGGATAAGTTTTGTGAAGGGAGGAAACTCATGCCCGTGGTGGATGTGGATAACTGGG GTCAAACTTGCGACCCTTGGAACCCTATATTTCATCCCATTTTGTGCTTTTGGATTCGAATCCATATCGTGATTAGCCGGAGAGACGAAGAGATGCTCCTTCAATAG
- the LOC112562062 gene encoding mitochondrial sodium/calcium exchanger protein-like, which produces MGESDVECRAFHFENITDLCTFVSSTSDCQTDDGFINYTNFVYCCLSSHLVVLSVIILFFWWLFLFCGLAVTADDFFCPSLVVISKTLRLSHNIAGVTFLAFGNGSPDIFSAIAAIGNAKAGDAGLAIGALFGAGVFVTTVIVGTISTVCPFDAMQRPFLRDVIFYLGAVFWAFYIMWKKEIHTLEAVGFILLYVVYVIVVVVGRLFYQCMREPRTLVVNNEDTADESDSFAPDDESKPLLRPETDEENKAIEIELIMRRPKHHEPQQPLKMFLMSVNPINTEEWSKMRIFAKAYEIFKSPLLLVLKLTVPVVVYADDDENHGWNRYLNTIHCLTGPVFTIFAVNVGFKTIGGVFPLYGLVLIIGAVLATAVFFTSTNDQKPRYHDLFAYLGFVVAVVWIYSMANEIVNILQTFGIVLNISNSIIGLTLLAWGNSIGDFVADLTLARQGYPRMGISACFGGPLFNLLLGIGIPFTIACINKGGVFKLQVTLEELFLAGGVAVSLVSSLIIVPLSGFHMSRGYGIYLIILYVVFLVLAVLIETDVIKNISH; this is translated from the exons ATGGGGGAGTCTGACGTAGAG TGTCGTGCATTTCACTTCGAAAACATCACAGATCTGTGCACTTTTGTCAGTTCCACATCTGACTGCCAAACTGACGATGGGTTTATTAAttacacaaattttgtttactgttgtttgaGCAGTCACCTTGTAGTGCTCAGTGTTATTATCCTG tTCTTCTGGTGGCTGTTTTTGTTCTGTGGCTTGGCGGTGACAGCAGATGACTT TTTCTGTCCATCATTGGTGGTGATCTCCAAAACTCTTCGGTTGAGTCATAACATTGCT GGAGTGACATTTTTGGCTTTTGGAAATGGTTCTCCTGATATATTTTCTGCAATTGCTGCCATTGGAAATGCCAAAGCTGGAGATGCTGGTCTTGCCATTGGAGCACTTTTTG gAGCAGGCGTTTTTGTGACAACTGTGATTGTGGGGACTATTTCCACTGTGTGTCCTTTTGATGCCATGCAACGACCATTTTTACGTGATGTCATCTTTTACTTGGGTGCAGTGTTCTGGGCATTTTACATCATGTGGAAAAAGGAAATTCACACCCTGGAAGCCGTtg GTTTTATCCTTCTCTACGTGGTCTATGTTATTGTGGTTGTGGTCGGAAGGCTTTTCTATCAGTGCATGAGGGAACCTCGAACTTTGG TTGTCAACAATGAGGACACTGCTGATGAGAGTGACAGTTTTGCACCAG ATGATGAGAGCAAACCCCTCTTGAGACCTGAGACTGATGAGGAAAACAAAGCCATAGAAATAGAATTAATAATGAGGAGACCCAAACACCATGAGCCACAACAACCACTTAAAATGTTTCTCATGTCAGTCAACCCAATCAACACAGAGGAGTGGTCAAAAATGAGAATTTTTGCCAAGgcatatgaaatatttaag tCCCCACTCCTACTTGTTCTGAAACTAACAGTGCCTGTGGTAGTATATGCCGATGACGATGAGAACCATGGATGGAACCGATATCTTAATACTATTCATTGCCTGACTGGGCCAGTTTTCACCATCTTTGCTGTTAATG tGGGATTTAAAACTATAGGAGGAGTATTTCCACTATATGGTCTTGTCCTGATTATTGGTGCAGTACTGGCTACAGCGGTGTTTTTCACATCAACCAACGATCAAAAACCACGATACCATGAT TTGTTTGCCTATCTTGGCTTTGTGGTTGCTGTTGTGTGGATTTACTCTATGGCAAATGAAATTGTCAACATTCTTCAG ACATTCGGAATTGTTCTGAACATCAGTAATTCAATCATAGGGTTGACACTTTTAGCCTGGGGAAACAGCATTGGAG ATTTTGTAGCTGATCTCACTTTGGCAAGGCAAGGTTACCCCAGGATGGGAATCTCTGCATGCTTTGGAGGCCCTCTTTTCA ATCTTTTGCTTGGCATTGGAATACCCTTTACAATAGCTTGCATCAACAAAGGAGGAGTTTTCAAG CTACAAGTGACCCTGGAAGAACTGTTTTTAGCAGGTGGGGTTGCTGTTAGCCTTGTCTCTTCATTGATCATTGTTCCCTTGTCTGGTTTCCACATGTCAAGAGGCTATGGAATCTACCTCATTATTCTCTATGTCGTCTTTCTTGTTTTGGCTGTTCTCATTGAAACTGATGTCATTAAGAACATTAGTCACTAG
- the LOC112562064 gene encoding uncharacterized protein LOC112562064, whose protein sequence is MESAESGGSGRGKGSENTNSRSVAFVVSMDNNVTKSTKPPPSRFKTYHKKEITSQALEVKQHEAECRRKENERQMIKRLIQKREECQKLNAHFEELLAQHAKFKGMEGTEDIPLMSKKELIEKFRTVNKGYSKMASCITNPNTS, encoded by the exons ATGGAGTCGGCAGAAAGCGGCGGCAGTGGACGGGGAAAAGGCAGTGAAAACACTAACAGTCGCAGTGTAGCATTCGTTGTCAGCATGGATAACAATGTAACTAAGTCCACGAAGCCACCACCAAGTCGATTTAAAACATATCACAAGAAAGAGATCACCAGCCAAGCTTTAGAAGTAAAGCAACACGAAGCAGAATGCAGAAGAAAg gaaaatgaaagacaaatgatCAAGCGACTAATCCAAAAGAGAGAAGAGTGTCAAAAATTGAACGCACATTTTGAAGAACTTCTTGCACAGCATGCAAAATTCAAAGGCATGGAAGGAACTGAAGACATTCCGTTAATGTCCAAGAAGGAGTTAATAGAAAAATTCAGAACAGTCAACAAAGGTTACAGTAAAATGGCATCATGTATTACCAACCCCAATACATCTTGA